TTGACTGCCGCATTGCCCAGCCCGGACAGCTCCAGCGTGACGTGCTGCGCCGACAAACCCTGCGCATCCAGCCCCCCGAGCCCGGCAAGCTCGGCCTTGAGCTGCCTGCTGCGCCCGGACAGCGTCACATAACCGGCGCCACTGAGGTCCAGTACGACGCTTTCACTGTCGATGCCTTGCACCTTCATGCTGCCGACCCCGCCCAGACTGGCCTGGATGTCCCTGTAAATACAGGATGATACATCCATCGAACCGGCCCCATCGAGATTAAGCAGCAGCTCGTCGCCCGCGAAGCCGCTGATGCTGGTGCCGCCGACGCTCTCTGAGTTCACTTCGCGCAGGTTGGGCAGCGTCAGGTCTGCGCGCAGGCCCTTGTTGCGGCCCAGGTTGATGTGCATGCCCCGGGTCTCGGAACTGATGTCGATAGTGTCGCCGCGTTGCAGCGTGGTGGTCTTGCCAAGCAGGCGCGGATCGCCGCTCAGTACCAGCATCGGGATCGCACCCTGGCGGATCCTGAGGTCGACCACCCCGTCGACCTTGATGCGCACCACGCGGGCATCGACCTGGCGGGTTTCAGTCACTGTCTCGGGCGCGGCGAGCGCGATGTCCATGAAGCCGAGCAGCGCCGCGCATAGCGCGGCAAAGGCCACGCCTGCCCTGGATAGCTGTTTCATTGCATTGTCCATACCTCGATATCCCTGGTTGCCGGCGCGCGAGGACCGGATAGGCCAACACACGCACATGGTCGGTTGCGGCGCCGGGCGCCAGGGATCATCCTGGCGCCCGGCGCTGGCATCGTGTAACTATAGCCGGGGGCACCCCCTGCCCCACCCGCCCTGCGACGAACTGCATGAAACGCGGTGCAGGATGGCTTATGGCGGGATGAAACGCCAGGCCAGGAAGGTGGATTATGCGCCCGTCATAAGCTGAAGCGCCGACCCTGAAAAGAGTAATAATTGACATGTCTTTGCGCTACTATGCAGCGCGTGACGGCCGTGGCCGTCGCGTGGAACACACTGTAAATCGTCACTTACCGCGTACATTTTTGAGGTCAACAATGCGCATGCGCCAATACCCCGTTTTACTGGCCGGGCTCGCTTTCTCGGTCACGGCATTCGCCGCTACCGCGGACCAGTGGACCCTGCCGGTCAATGTCAAGAAGCTCGACAACGGCCTGACGGTCATCGTCACCGAAGACCACAGCTCGCCAACCGTCGGCGTCTCGGTCGTCTACCATGTGGGCATGCGCCTGGAACCGAAGAACCGCACCGGCTTCGCCCACCTGTTCGAGCACCTGATGTTCCAGGGCACCCCGAACGCCAAGAAGGGCGTGTTCGACAAGACCATCACTGGCGGCGGTGGCCGCAACAACGGTTCGACCCGTCCCGACTACACCAATTACATCGAGACCGCGCCAGTGTCGGCGCTGGAACCGATCCTGTGGCTCGAGGCCGACCGCATGAAGACACTCGACTTCAATGCCGCGACCCTGAAGAACCAGCAAGACGTGGTGAAGGAAGAGATTCGCGTGAACGTGAAGAACCAGCCTTACGGCGGCTTCTATGTGTTCGACATCAGCCAGCATGCGTTCCAGAAATGGGAAAACAACCATGACGGCTACGGCAGCTTCCAGGACCTGGAAAACGCCAGCCTGGAAGACGTGCGCGCCTTCCACCGCGATTACTACGGCCCCAACAATGCCGTGATCGCGATCGCCGGCGATGTCACGCCGGCCCAGGGCTTTGCACTGGCGCAGAAATATTTCGGCGGTATCCCGGCCCGCCCGACCCCGAAGCCAACCGACTACAGCGAAGGGCTCAACACCGCCGAGAAGCGGCTGGTGCAGAGCGATGCCCTGGCCCAGGTGCCGGCCATTGCCGCGGCCTGGAAGCTGCCGCCACGCGGTCATCGCGACCAGGCGGCCATGGCGGTGCTGGCCGAGCTGCTCGGCGGCGGCGACGCGTCCCTGTTCTATCAAGGACTGGTGAAGGGGCGCGAGATCGCGCTCAACGTCAATACCTTGTTCGGCCTGGGCGGCCCGTTCGACTACGACGGCCCGACGCTGCTGACCGTGTTCGCGCTGTACAAGCCCAACAGCAGCGCCGATGCGATGCTGAAGGCGATGGACGAGGAAATCGCCAAGGTGGCGCAACACGGCGTCGACGCCGCCACCCTCAAGCGCGTCAAGACCCGCATGCTGGCCGATTGGAACAACCAGATGGAAAGCTTCATCAACCGCGCCGACACCATGGCCAAGATGCAGGTGCTGTGGGGCGATGCGAACGTGGTCAACAAGATCCCGGGCTGGATCGACGCCGTCACGTCGGACGACATCCAGCGCGCCGTGCGCACCTACATGGTACCGACCAACCGGACCGTGATCGACCGTAAGCCGGCCGCCATGCTCGCTGCCCCGGCCGCTACCCCAGCCGTTTCCCCGGCGACGGTTCCTACCACCCCTGCGCCAGCCGGCGCTGCAAAATAAGGAGCGCATCGATGAACAAACTGATGCCACTGGCCCTGACTTCGGCCATCTTGCTGGCCTTTGCCCCGGGCGCTGCCGCGTCGGCCGCTGCCGCCGTGGAGCCATCCAGCGCCATGCCGGCCTACGGCAAGGACAAGCCGATTCCGGTGCCAAACGTCGCCAGGAAGACCCTGCCGAACGGCTTGAGCGTGTGGATCGTGCCGCGCCAGGGCCTGCCGCGCGTGGACTACGTGCTGGCGGTACGCAACGCCGGCTTCGCAGCCGATGCGCCGTCGACACCGGCCTTTGCCAGCATGCTGGCCGGCCTGCTCAGCGAAGGCAGCGCCAAGCGCGACTCGCGCGCCATCGCCGAGGCGGCGCAAGGAATGGGCGGCGAGATCGGCGCCGGCGCCTCGTCGGATGGCTTGATCGTCTCGGCCAATGCCTTGAGCTCGCAGGCCGCGCCGATGATGCAGCTGCTGGCCGAAGTGGCCCGCACGCCGGCCTTCCCGCAAAACGAAGTGGCGCTGGCCAAGGCCAATGCGTTGCAGGCGCTACGGGTTGCCGAAACCCAGCCGGCCTTCCGTGCCGAGCGCGCGGTCAACAAGGCAGTCTATGGCGAGCACCCGTATGGCCGCACTTCTCCCACGGTAGAAGCAATCAACGCGGTGACGCCGGAGATGCTGCGCGCCGAACACGCGCGCCGCATCCGCCCGGACCGCGCCCTGCTCGTGATCACCGGCCGCATCAGCCAAGCCGAAGGCATGAAGCTGGCGCAGCAGGCTTTCGGCGACTGGAAAGCCAGCGGCCAGCCACTGCCCGATACCGCTGCCGCGCCCAGCAATGCCAACCCGGCGCGCATCCTGCTGCAGCGTGACGGCAGCGTGCAGTCGACCCTGCGCCTGGGCAGCCCCGGCATCGCCGCCAGCGCCGACGACCAGATTGCGCTGCGCCTGGCCAGCACCATCCTGGGCGGCGGCTTCTCGAGCCGCGTCAACACCAACCTGCGCGAAGAAAAGGGCTATACCTACGGCGCCTCGGCGGGCGCACGCATGAACCGTGCCGGCGGCGCCATCGTCGGCGGCGCGGACGTGCGCAACGAGGTCACCGGTGCGGCCCTGAGCGAATACCTCGGCGAATACCAGCGCATCGGAACCGAACTGGTCCCGCCCAAGGAAATGGAGATGAACAAACGTTATGTCGCGGGCAGCTACATGATCAGCAACCAGCTGCAGCGCGCCGTCGCCGGCACCCTGGCGCAGAACTGGCTGGTCGGCCTGCCGCCCGAGTTCCTGGGCCAATATGTGCCGCGCATCCTGAAGGTCTCGCCGGAACAGGTGCGCGACGTATCGAAGCGGTATTTCTCGCCCGAGCGCCAGTCGATCGTGGTCGTGGGCGACAAGGCTGCGCTGGGCGAGCAGCTCAAGGCGTTCGGGGAATTTTCGGTGCAGGAAAAATAAGGCGCCAGCCCGCCTTGTTTCAAAGGCTAGCCTGGCGCCAGTTGCCGGGCTAGCCTTTCAGCGCCCGTTCAAGGTCGCCCAGCTCGGCCGGCTTGACCAGATGGGCGTCGAACCCGGCTTCCATCGCACGCCGGCGGTCTTCCGGCGAGCCGTAGCCGGTATGGGCCACCAGGCGAATGCCGGCCAGCGCGGGATTTCTCTTGATGCGGCGCGCGACCTCGTAGCCGTCGATACCAGGCAGGCCGATGTCGAGCACGATCACCTGCGGTCTGTGGTGCAGCGCTAGCGACTCGATCTGCGAGGCGTCCGAGCTCGCCCAGGTCTGGTAGCCCATCTCGGCCAGCAGGAAGCCCATCATCTCCATCGCGTCGACATTGTCGTCGACCAGCAGCACGCGCATGCCGCTGCCGCCGGCGTCGGCGGCCGGATCGCAGGCCAGCGCCGGCGCGACCGTGCCCAGGCGCAGCAGCGGCAGCTCCACCGAGAATGTGCTGCCCATCCCGATGCCCGGGCTTTCGGCCGTCAGGCGCCCGCCATGCAGTTCGAGCAGGTGGGCGACCAGCGACAGGCCGATGCCCAGGCCTTCGGGCGCGCGGTCGGGCGGCACATCGACCTGGGCGAACATGCCGAAGATGCGCGGCAGGTTGTCCTCGGCGATGCCGATACCGTTATCGTGCACCGAGATCTTTACCTGCCCTGCGTCCGCCACCCCTGCCGTCACGCTCGCGAGCACGGTGATGTCACCCCCTTGCGGCGTGAACTTGGCGGCGTTGTGCAGCAGATTTCCGATCGACTGGGCCAGGCGCACCGGATCGCCCGAGACCCAGACCTCTTGCTCCGGCAGCCTGACGTCGAGCCGGTGGCGGCGCGCCGCGATCAGCGGGCCGGCCGTCTCGATGGCCTGGTGGACCACGGTGCCAAGGTTGACGTCCTCGCGGCGCAGGACGATCTTGCCTTCCGAGATGCGGGCCACGTCCAGCAAATCGTCGACCAGGTGCGCCAGGTGATCCACCTGGCGCGTGATGACTTCGCGCGCGCGCGCCTGGCGCTCGTTGATCTGCCCCGCGCTGCCGTCGCCCGACGTCCCGAGCAGCGCCGCCGCATTGCGGATCGGGCTGAGCGGATTGCGCAGTTCGTGCGCCAAGGTGGCCAGGAACTGGTTCTTGTTGCGGTCGGCGGCGCGCAGCAGCGCCTCCATTTCCCTGCGGCTGGTGATGTCGCTGGTGACGCGCGCGACGCGATAGACGTCGCCGCGCGTGCCACGCACCGGAAACAAACGGTCGCGCACCCAGCGTGTCTTGCCGTCCTGGCCGATCACGCGGCATTCCTCGTCGTAATGCGGCGCCAGCGCCAGCTGATTCCAGCGCTGCGCCATGCGAGAGCGGTCGTCGGGATGAACCGCGTCGAGCCAGTCCATGGGCTGCACGCGCAGGGAATCGACGCTGCGCCCCCACAGGGTCGGATAGGCCGGGCTGACATAAACCAGCGCGGCATCGGGTACGGTGAACATCCAGAACACGTCGTCGATGTTGTCGGTGATCTGGCGGAAGCGCTCTTCGCTGTCGCGCAGTTCGCCCTGGGTCTGGCGCATGCGCACCAGCGCATTGACGTTCGCGATCAGCTCGTCGGCCTCGATCGGCGCGGCCAGGTAGTTGTCGGCGCCGCCTTCCAGGCCGCGAATCTTGTCGGCGCGCCCGGTGAGCGCGGCCGAGGTCTGCAAGACCAGTACCATGCTGCTGTCCGGATTGGCCTTGATGCGCCGGCACACTTCGATGCCGTTAATATCTGGCAGTTTTACATCCAGTAATACCAGCGCGGGATGCTGTTGCTGGACCATCTCGAGCGCATCGGTGCCGTTGGCTGCCTCGATTACCTCGAAGCCAGCGCTTTGCAGGATCCGGGTCTTGGCGTAGCGCGCGCCGTCGTTGTCGTCCACGTTGAGAATCAGGGGCATCTTGGTCGGATGGGAATTCATTCGTTCGTTCCATGGGAACCATCCGCGCACGGATGGCGGCGCGGCAGTTCGAGTGAGAAGGTCGATCCGCTACCTTCCTGGCTGGTGACCAGGACCCGGCCGCCGAGCAGGTCGGCCAGCTTGCGGCACAGCGGCAGACCCAGGCCGGTACCCTTGCTGCGCCGCTGCAGCGGGTGCTCGATCTGGCTGAATTCTTCGAAAATCAGTTGCAGGTTGTCGGCGCTGATGCCGATGCCGGTATCGGTCACATCGAAGCGGATGGTGCCGGCCGCGGCATCCTCGCTGGCCGTCACGCGAACCGAACCGCTTTCGGTGAATTTCAATGCGTTCGAGATGAAATTGCGCAGGATTTGCGAAATCATGCCTTCATCGGAATCGAACGGCTGCGCCACCTCGTCGGCTTCGAATACCAGTTCTACCCTGGTCTCGTCGACCAGCGGGCGCAGCATGCCCTTGAGCGCACGGAACAAGTGGTCGACCACCACCGGCTCGAGATGCACCTCGACCTTGCCGGCCTCGATCTTGGCCAGGTCGAGCAGGTCATTTACCAGTTCGGACAGGTCGCGCGCCGCGCTGGCGATGAACTGCACCTGGCGCTCCTGCTCGACGCTCAGTTCACCGTCCATGCGATCGAGCAGCAACTGGGCCAGTGCCCGGATCGACGACAGCGGCGTGCGCAGCTCGTGGCTGGTGTTGGACAGGAAGCGCGACTTCATTTCGTCGGCGCGGCGCAAGCGCTCGGCCTTGTCTTCGATCTCGGCGTACAGCGCAACGATGCCGCGATTGGTGTCTTCGAGTTCGCGCGTGAGCGACATCAGGTCTTCCTGACGCTCGCGCAATTCGGACAGCGTAGCCACCAGTTCCTGGTTCTGCAGCTGCAGTTCGTGCAGCGGATTGGCCACGGGGGTATCGGCCAGGAGGGTACTGATCTCCAGCAGCCTGGCGCGGCTGATGGCCGTCCCGCGCGTCAGGTACTTGCGCATGCTGACCTTGCCGATGCCGCCGCCAGCGACCGGCTCGGATTCGCACTCGTCCATCAGGCGCTGCGCCGTGACCAGGGCCGGTCCGGGCGCCGAGAGCGTACCGGCATCGGCGTGCGGCGCCTGGCGCAGCAGCGCACGCGGCCCGGTGCCGGCGAAGATGCTCACTTCCAGATACTGGCGCTCGTCCTGGTCGTCGAAGGTAAAACCCGCGCGCCCGCCGCGGCCCTGGTGGCAGGCGCTGCGCGCGACTTCGGACACCGCGGTACCGATACGCACCTGGTCCTGTTGCGAAAATCCCAGCAGCGCCGACAGCTGGCGGGCCCGCTGGCGTACCTGCACCACGTCCTCGTCGTTGTCGAGGGCGACGTTGAGGATGCGCTGGACGCTCACCCGGCAGCTCCCACGCCGTGCGCAGCTGCGTGGCCCAGCCGGCGCACCACCAGCACCATCGCATCGTCGCGGCGGCGGATGAAGTCGCGCATCAGCACGGCCGCGATCAGCGCCGGGCTATGCCCCTGCAAGCCTGGATACTTGTCCAGGTCCCACTGGGTCGAGATACCATCGGAGTGCAGGATGCAGATCGCGCCCGGTGGGAACGGTACGGTGAATCCCTGCACCTTGCGCATGTTGTGGCCGACGATGCCGTTGTGCGACACCAGTGCGCGCCGTGTGTCGTGGTACACGTAGCCGGCAATGTTGCCAATGCCGGCATAGTGCAGTTCTGAGGCAGCGAAATCGAGGCGCGCCACCGCCAGTGCAGCGCCGCGCGTACCGCGCAGCGCTTCGTGCGTGGCGTGGACCGCGTCAGCGGCGTTCAGTGGAGGTGCCGGCTTGTCGAACACCCCGATCGCTGCAGCCGAGGCGCGCGCCGCGTTCGGGCCATGCCCGAGTCCGTCGGAAGCGAGCACCATCGCGCCGCCGTCGTCGCAGCGGACCGCCCAGCCATCGCCGCATTCGTCTTCGCCGGCCAGCGGCGTCATGAGCGCGCCCACGTCGACGCCACACGCATCGGGCGCCGGGGCCGTGCTCCACAGCCGCATGAAAAAGACCGAGCCCTTGCCGGGCTGCGAATAGACGTCGAATTCATCCGCCTGGCGCCGCATGGCGCCCAGGCCGGTACCGGCGGTGCCGGCGGTCGAGACGCCATCGACCAGGCTGGCCGCCAGGTCGGCGATGCCGGGCCCCTCGTCGAGCGCCAGCACGTCGATGCCGACGCCCGCGCTCGACTGGGAGGGCCCGATATGGATCACGCCGCGGTCCGCGTGCTTGAGGATGTTGGTGGCCGCTTCAGTAACGATCAGGGCCAGTTTCCCGGCCCGGATGTCATCAAAACCGAGACTGTCCGCCAGCCGCTGCCCTTCCCTGCGCGCTGCCGCGACATCGCTGGCGTGCTCGATCGAACACACCAGCTGCGGTGTCAATGAACTGATCATCGTTTCCATTTACTTACCAATACCGCTGTTCCTTCGCCGAAACGGCTGTCGACCTCGAATTCGTCGACCAGGCGCCGGGAACCGCCAAACCCGAGACCCAGGCCGCCGCCGGTGGTGAAGCCGTCGCGCAGCGCGCTGTCGACATCGGCAATGCCGGGACCGGCGTCGACGAAGATCAGGCTGATGCCCTTGCGCACGCCATCGTTGAGATCATCGAGATGCGCTTGCCCGCCACCGCCGTACTTGATCGTGTTGCGCGCCAATTCGCTCGCCGCCGTGACCAGCTTGGTCTGGTCGACCAGCGACAGCGCGATCGCCACGGCGCGTTCGCGCACCTGTTTGCGCAGTCCCACGACATCCTCGTCCGAGCGCAGGCGCAGCGTCACACGCCCGGTGCGCTGCTGGCGATGAAGCTCCAGCAGTTCGGTCTCGAACAGGACTGCATTGGTTTGCGCGTCGCCCATCAGCCGAGATTCTTTCCTAACAACGCCATGCCTTTTTCGACGTTGAGCGCGGTCTTCACGCCATGCAGCGTCAGGCCGAGTTCGACCAGGGTAATGGCCACGGCCGGCTGCATGCCAACCACCACGGTCTGGGCGTCGAGCACGCGTGCCATCGCCGCGGTGTTGCTGATCATGCGGCCGATGAAGGAATCGACCAGGTCGAGCGCCGAAATATCGATCAGCACGCCCTTGGCGGCATCGCGCACGATGCGCTGGGTCAGGTCGTCCTGCAGCGTCATCGCGAGGCGGTCGTGCATGTCGACCTGAATCGTCACCAGCAGCAGGTCGCCCATGCGAAGGATAGGAATCCGTTCCATGTCGGGCTTATGCCTTGTTGGTGATGATGGTGGTGCCGGTGCGCTCGAGCGCGACCATGAAGGCATCGGCCAGCGTCGCCTTGGTGACCACGTCTTCCAGGTTCACGCCCAGGTGCACGATGGTCTGGGCGATCTGTGGACGGATGCCGCTGATGATGCAGTCGGCACCCATCAGGCGCGCCGCCGCGATGGTCTTCATCAGGTGCTGCGCCACCAGGGTGTCCACGGTCGGCACGCCGGTGATGTCGATGATGGCGATCACGGCG
Above is a genomic segment from Massilia sp. H6 containing:
- a CDS encoding DUF2807 domain-containing protein; its protein translation is MKQLSRAGVAFAALCAALLGFMDIALAAPETVTETRQVDARVVRIKVDGVVDLRIRQGAIPMLVLSGDPRLLGKTTTLQRGDTIDISSETRGMHINLGRNKGLRADLTLPNLREVNSESVGGTSISGFAGDELLLNLDGAGSMDVSSCIYRDIQASLGGVGSMKVQGIDSESVVLDLSGAGYVTLSGRSRQLKAELAGLGGLDAQGLSAQHVTLELSGLGNAAVNARDSANLTLSGMGSVTVHGKPVNRKLSLDGLGKVNWK
- a CDS encoding pitrilysin family protein; its protein translation is MRQYPVLLAGLAFSVTAFAATADQWTLPVNVKKLDNGLTVIVTEDHSSPTVGVSVVYHVGMRLEPKNRTGFAHLFEHLMFQGTPNAKKGVFDKTITGGGGRNNGSTRPDYTNYIETAPVSALEPILWLEADRMKTLDFNAATLKNQQDVVKEEIRVNVKNQPYGGFYVFDISQHAFQKWENNHDGYGSFQDLENASLEDVRAFHRDYYGPNNAVIAIAGDVTPAQGFALAQKYFGGIPARPTPKPTDYSEGLNTAEKRLVQSDALAQVPAIAAAWKLPPRGHRDQAAMAVLAELLGGGDASLFYQGLVKGREIALNVNTLFGLGGPFDYDGPTLLTVFALYKPNSSADAMLKAMDEEIAKVAQHGVDAATLKRVKTRMLADWNNQMESFINRADTMAKMQVLWGDANVVNKIPGWIDAVTSDDIQRAVRTYMVPTNRTVIDRKPAAMLAAPAATPAVSPATVPTTPAPAGAAK
- a CDS encoding pitrilysin family protein, with product MNKLMPLALTSAILLAFAPGAAASAAAAVEPSSAMPAYGKDKPIPVPNVARKTLPNGLSVWIVPRQGLPRVDYVLAVRNAGFAADAPSTPAFASMLAGLLSEGSAKRDSRAIAEAAQGMGGEIGAGASSDGLIVSANALSSQAAPMMQLLAEVARTPAFPQNEVALAKANALQALRVAETQPAFRAERAVNKAVYGEHPYGRTSPTVEAINAVTPEMLRAEHARRIRPDRALLVITGRISQAEGMKLAQQAFGDWKASGQPLPDTAAAPSNANPARILLQRDGSVQSTLRLGSPGIAASADDQIALRLASTILGGGFSSRVNTNLREEKGYTYGASAGARMNRAGGAIVGGADVRNEVTGAALSEYLGEYQRIGTELVPPKEMEMNKRYVAGSYMISNQLQRAVAGTLAQNWLVGLPPEFLGQYVPRILKVSPEQVRDVSKRYFSPERQSIVVVGDKAALGEQLKAFGEFSVQEK
- a CDS encoding response regulator translates to MNSHPTKMPLILNVDDNDGARYAKTRILQSAGFEVIEAANGTDALEMVQQQHPALVLLDVKLPDINGIEVCRRIKANPDSSMVLVLQTSAALTGRADKIRGLEGGADNYLAAPIEADELIANVNALVRMRQTQGELRDSEERFRQITDNIDDVFWMFTVPDAALVYVSPAYPTLWGRSVDSLRVQPMDWLDAVHPDDRSRMAQRWNQLALAPHYDEECRVIGQDGKTRWVRDRLFPVRGTRGDVYRVARVTSDITSRREMEALLRAADRNKNQFLATLAHELRNPLSPIRNAAALLGTSGDGSAGQINERQARAREVITRQVDHLAHLVDDLLDVARISEGKIVLRREDVNLGTVVHQAIETAGPLIAARRHRLDVRLPEQEVWVSGDPVRLAQSIGNLLHNAAKFTPQGGDITVLASVTAGVADAGQVKISVHDNGIGIAEDNLPRIFGMFAQVDVPPDRAPEGLGIGLSLVAHLLELHGGRLTAESPGIGMGSTFSVELPLLRLGTVAPALACDPAADAGGSGMRVLLVDDNVDAMEMMGFLLAEMGYQTWASSDASQIESLALHHRPQVIVLDIGLPGIDGYEVARRIKRNPALAGIRLVAHTGYGSPEDRRRAMEAGFDAHLVKPAELGDLERALKG
- a CDS encoding sensor histidine kinase: MSVQRILNVALDNDEDVVQVRQRARQLSALLGFSQQDQVRIGTAVSEVARSACHQGRGGRAGFTFDDQDERQYLEVSIFAGTGPRALLRQAPHADAGTLSAPGPALVTAQRLMDECESEPVAGGGIGKVSMRKYLTRGTAISRARLLEISTLLADTPVANPLHELQLQNQELVATLSELRERQEDLMSLTRELEDTNRGIVALYAEIEDKAERLRRADEMKSRFLSNTSHELRTPLSSIRALAQLLLDRMDGELSVEQERQVQFIASAARDLSELVNDLLDLAKIEAGKVEVHLEPVVVDHLFRALKGMLRPLVDETRVELVFEADEVAQPFDSDEGMISQILRNFISNALKFTESGSVRVTASEDAAAGTIRFDVTDTGIGISADNLQLIFEEFSQIEHPLQRRSKGTGLGLPLCRKLADLLGGRVLVTSQEGSGSTFSLELPRRHPCADGSHGTNE
- a CDS encoding ATP-binding SpoIIE family protein phosphatase; amino-acid sequence: METMISSLTPQLVCSIEHASDVAAARREGQRLADSLGFDDIRAGKLALIVTEAATNILKHADRGVIHIGPSQSSAGVGIDVLALDEGPGIADLAASLVDGVSTAGTAGTGLGAMRRQADEFDVYSQPGKGSVFFMRLWSTAPAPDACGVDVGALMTPLAGEDECGDGWAVRCDDGGAMVLASDGLGHGPNAARASAAAIGVFDKPAPPLNAADAVHATHEALRGTRGAALAVARLDFAASELHYAGIGNIAGYVYHDTRRALVSHNGIVGHNMRKVQGFTVPFPPGAICILHSDGISTQWDLDKYPGLQGHSPALIAAVLMRDFIRRRDDAMVLVVRRLGHAAAHGVGAAG
- a CDS encoding ATP-binding protein, with protein sequence MGDAQTNAVLFETELLELHRQQRTGRVTLRLRSDEDVVGLRKQVRERAVAIALSLVDQTKLVTAASELARNTIKYGGGGQAHLDDLNDGVRKGISLIFVDAGPGIADVDSALRDGFTTGGGLGLGFGGSRRLVDEFEVDSRFGEGTAVLVSKWKR
- a CDS encoding STAS domain-containing protein gives rise to the protein MERIPILRMGDLLLVTIQVDMHDRLAMTLQDDLTQRIVRDAAKGVLIDISALDLVDSFIGRMISNTAAMARVLDAQTVVVGMQPAVAITLVELGLTLHGVKTALNVEKGMALLGKNLG